In Triticum urartu cultivar G1812 chromosome 6, Tu2.1, whole genome shotgun sequence, the following proteins share a genomic window:
- the LOC125513384 gene encoding GTP-binding protein 4: MAWLPSGAAAGPALRGARASPALSSGVAAAVMLYKRALPPSSPLLSARPSATAHRFFCQLLERGASTVYLGRWVHSATCSVSVDDRPHVELTDGSNGDLVQKREMVGAFQRIPMVMPATDILMSAQRKSRNVPPTKGIQNIAKRERNKGAKQLDALMKELSVPLRTYTENFPRRRDLHPYERSLIELTFGEGYYEKVLGRVDALRKKITSVGKQHASVCAKSLTKREAEERLTEGRKELEEVFQRGQNAIEDLINVAKALRSMPVVDPHIPTLCLVGSPNVGKSSLVRILSTGKPEVCSYPFTTRGILMGHIVSNHERFQVTDTPGLLTRHDDDRNNIERLTLAVLSYMPIAVLYVHDLSEDCGTKVADQYITYKHIKERFGDRLWIDVVSKCDLLDRATPSRFDNAADDGVDDELRRYREFGPEDAIRVSVQSQTGTQELKQRVHHLLTSQRARIKADTGDDEAVSEVR, translated from the exons ATGGCCTGGCTGCCCTCCGGCGCGGCGGCCGGCCCTGCGCTGCGGGGAGCGCGAGCCTCTCCGGCGCTGTCGTCGGGGGTGGCGGCCGCCGTCATGCTCTACAAGCGCGCCCTGCCCCCGTCTTCTCCACTACTCTCCGCCCGCCCGTCCGCCACGGCTCATAG GTTTTTTTGTCAACTCTTGGAACGAGGGGCTTCTACAGTCTACTTGGGTCGTTGGGTCCATTCTGCAACATGCAGTGTTTCTGTAGATGACAGACCACATGTAGAGTTAACAGATGGATCAAAT GGAGATCTTGTGCAAAAGCGTGAAATGGTTGGTGCATTTCAAAGAATACCTATGGTGATGCCTGCAACTGATATACTTATGTCAGCACAAAGAAAATCAAGAAATGTGCCACCCACAAAGG GTATACAAAACATAGCCAAGCGTGAAAGAAACAAAGGTGCAAAACAACTTGATGCCTTAATGAAG GAACTTTCGGTGCCACTGAGAACTTATACAGAGAACTTCCCTAGAAGGAGAGATTTACATCCTTATGAGAGATCTCTCATTGAGTTGACCTTTGGGGAGGGATATTATGAAAAG GTACTAGGGCGAGTGGATGCTCTTAGGAAAAAGATAACTTCTGTCGGGAAGCAACATGCTTCTGTCTGTGCTAAG TCTTTGACGAAGCGTGAAGCAGAGGAGCGACTCACTGAG GGCCGGAAGGAACTTGAGGAAGTTTTCCAGCGTGGTCAAAATGcaattgaggatttaataaacgTTGCAAAG GCTTTGCGTTCTATGCCAGTTGTTGATCCACATATACCGACACTTTGTCTTGTTGGATCACCCAATGTGGGGAAGTCATCATTAGTTCGAATATTATCCACTGGAAAACCAGAG GTCTGCAGCTACCCTTTCACAACAAGAGGGATTCTAATGGGTCATATAGTATCCAATCATGAACGTTTTCAG GTTACTGACACTCCGGGGCTTCTCACAAGACATGATG ATGACCGGAATAACATAGAGAGATTGACACTGGCTGTCCTTTCTTACATGCCAATTGCTGTTCTGTATGTCCATGATTTATCTGAAGACTGTGGGACTAAGGTGGCTGATCAG TACATCACGTACAAGCATATAAAGGAGCGGTTTGGCGACCGTCTTTGGATCGACGTCGTGTCCAAATGTGATCTTCTGGACAGGGCCACGCCCTCCAGGTTCGACAATGCCGCTGATGATGGCGTCGACGATGAATTAAGGAGATACAGAGAGTTTGGACCGGAAGACGCCATCCGGGTGTCCGTGCAGAGCCAAACCGGAACACAAGAG CTGAAGCAACGGGTACATCATCTGCTAACCTCTCAGAGGGCTCGGATCAAAGCCGACACGGGCGATGATGAAGCCGTCAGTGAAGTTAGATAA